The segment GTATCCAGAGTGAATGCAACTCCAATGCAAATTTAAATTTCTGTATCCCGATATTTTGACTATAACTTTTATTAAGGTTGCACTCAGAACCATGTAAACAATGTATGCACTAAATTTCTGATGTTTGAGTAAGCTTCTGCATTAACATGCTGAAGCTCATATAAAACTATTTTGCAGATGAGGCTTACCTGACTAATAACTTGTGAATGTTAATTTATAAACAAAAACCCAGGTGCTCTTTGCATATTTGGAGAAATATTAAAGCAGGCTGGTGCAAATGTGGACTTGAGGCCAAAGCCTCACCTTTATCTCTCCATGATGCGTGCTTTTGCTGATTGGGGGGACTACAATATGGTTAAAAATCTGCATGAGCGTTTGTGGCCAGATTCTGCTGGAACCATCTCGCTGGCTGCTCAACAAGAAGCTGATCATCTTCTTATGGAGTCTGCTTTAAATAATGGACAGGTACTCGGTTCATCTACACATGATAGTAGGCATTGCGATGCATGGCTCAAAAACTTATTAGGAGTAATTATCTCTCATCTGCATGTACCACATGAACTAACACAGTAAAACAATGCCTCTTCTTACAACTTCACTAAACTACTTTCTTAGGTTTTGTTTCTACACTCGAGGCTGTCCCATATAAAGAATAAAGAGAATTCTAAAGCTTGGAAGTATTAAGTTCTAATATTTTCCCCTTTTCTGTCAGATTGATGCAGCTGTGGAAAatcttacaaaaattattaaCAGATGGAAGTGTATATCATGGACGAGTCGTGGAGGCATGGTATGGATTTAATTCTTACTTTTGATGATTGCACAGATACACTAAGGACAACAGGAGATACAGCAGCTTAGGCTTATCTGACCCATTGAAGATATAAGATATTTGAAATGGATGACAATATGTTGAAATACCCTAGTTCCCATTTGAACAAAGAGTTATGCTCTTCCCATTCTCATGTTTTTTTAGTTTGATGGGGTTAATCTGGATTTCATCTAATGTAATTTGATGTTGCCTTCAAAAGTTCTTATATCTTTGATGACTGATCctttaccttgaaacaattttttcccttaaaagatgttagttatgCTGTTTGTCTAACATGTTCACCTCCAATTTACTTATTCTATGCAGGTGGCTTTGCGTATAGAGGTTCTTCTGGGATTTAACAAATCTATGCTCAGTCCTTACTTACTTCCGCAGGTACATGGTCTCTTCCAGTTCATTTTGAGCTGTAGAAAGAGAAAGTTTCAAGTTCTATTAGGGGTGATTTGCATATATAAGTGTGAGACAATTTTTGGCTAATATAATTGCAACTGGTTTGGATGAGCTAACTGGATGGTGACTGCAATTGGCAGTTTCAATATGCCAAGTCCTCATAAACTGTATTTCTTTTACATTGAATGACAAGATTTCCAATGTCCAGGTGTTGCCAGGTAATCCCATTGAGCGCATCATGTTGCCATTGGAAACAGTTAGGCCGCTCCCTGGCTCTTTGGAGTTGAAGAAAGTCGTAATGCGCTTATATAGAGAGCCAGTTGTGCCTATTATAGATGACTGGGGCATCTGCATTGGGCTGTTACACCGCGAGGATTGTTGTGAGGTACTTCCACGCATGCTGCTATCTAATGAAAACATCATTGGTATTTTTAACCCCATTTGATGACTTTCTTGATTTTGTTCGATTATTCATCTTGCTGCATTGTCATGCATGATTACAAATATATGAAACATATTTCTGTCTAGTACTTATGTTGGGGTGATGACTGATGAACCGTATGAAATTTATGATTGGCTTAATTCATCTGAAACTTCTGTTGATCGTGAGCGATTCAATCCTTCGTGATCCTGTGCAGATGAATGCCCCACTTTCAGCAATGATGAGAAGTCCACCTCCTTGTGTTACAACGACTACTAGTATTGGTCATGTAGTTGATCTAGTTTTGAAAAAGAAGTATAAAATGGTTATTGTTGTAAAACACAGCAACTTGAATGGTACCACGCATGGGTCTAGGGCAGTCGGTGTTTTTACAGCTGAACAATTACATAACCTTGTGGCGCCTGTGCCAGAGGGGTTGAAACAAAAGCACACTGTTCGTAGAAGTTTAACAATGTTTTGATGATGCCTTTTATTATCATTCCACTTTTTTCTGTAAATAAAGTTTTGGCAAATATGAGTAGCTAAGCTGAGATCACCTTAATGCATGTAAAAGTTTTGGCTAATTGAACAGGAATCCTTTTCACCGTGTAATTGGACTGTTCCACCAAACTGCCGAATGTGAAATGTATCTATTATGTACGACTTAAAGTGTGTCGTGCTTATTAAGCTTTGGCAAGTTTGGGTTGTAATTATCATCATTTACTACATTGACCAAAAAAGCCTAGCCATTTAGATCATACATCAAAGTCTTTCCAAGTTCTTTCTACTTGCTGTTGTTTAGAAGAACCAAGAGAATAAGGGAAAAATTAGAAGAAGAaaattgtaaataaaataaacaacaatCTCATTTCTCCACGTGATGTAGAtgtagatgatgatgatgatgatgagaaaTGTATAAGCTATGGTATACAAAGGGTTCACGCATGTGAGTGAAACTCAGGGAATAGTTAAGATAATTTATATGACTTCTGTTGTTTGGACGAAATTGACTTCATTTGGCGTTAGTAGTTTCTTTATCTATGACATTCTCAAATGCACCAACTAGTTCTCTCACCTTGTTCCTCCTCTTTTCAGCTACTAGCTTACTGGCTGTCTCCTCGATCACATCATTGTACGGTGTTGCAGGTTCCTTCTTCCCTTGCACTTGGCTTTTGGCGGCAACATTTGCTACCTCCGTCCCCGCCTTTTGCTTTGCCTCTGCCTTTGGCTCTGTCTTTTTCTCTGCCTCTGTCTCTGTCTTTTGCTCTGCCTCTGTATCTGTCTTTTGTTCTACCTGTGTCTCTGTCTTTTGCTGTGCCTCCGTCTCTGCCTTTTGGTCTGCCTCTGGCTCTGCCTCTATCTCTGCCTTTTGCTCTTTCTCTGGCTCTGCGTCTAATTCTTTAACCATTTTTTCTTTAATGGATTCAAGGCCTTGCGGCTGGTTACCTTCATCAGCATCCTCCTGCCTGCTTTCTGGTTGCttttcttcttgttcttcttcagtttctttaGTAGCAGCAACAACCTCGTTAGTTgcattttcttctccatgttcaGTTTCGGTTTTCACCTCCTGGTCCTCAAGAGGAGTCTTTTCCTGCTGGGGATCTGCACCAGCAATGATCTCCTCTTGGCTGTGGTTTTCCTTATCCCCACAATCATGTTGAGTATGATCAGGTTTTCCTTCCTCAACCTTATCTTCCACCTTTTCAGGCTTAGGCTCATGCTCATGCTCAGACGGACTCTGAGGCTCGGGCTCAGTCTCAGGCTCTGTCTCAGTCTCATTATGTTCTTGTGAAACTGCATTAGAAAAATCTGCCGTATCTTGTCCTCCTTCATCGGCATCACTTGTGACTTGAGTATTAGTATCTACATCCAAGGCATCCGCATTGGCAGTCTCTTCAGCTTTTGGTAAATTGGTATCATACATCTCATCCTCATCATCTTTCACAACCTCCTCAGGCTCAACTTGATGGTCCACATTTTCCTTATTTTCATGCTTGGTTTCGGGAGACTGAGCTTCCTTTCTATCGGGACTACTTGGAGGTTTCATTGAAGTCGGAGGAGGAGTAGAAGTTCCCCTCTTACTCCTACTAGTTCTAGTAGTAGCAGAGGTAGTGGTATTAGGGGCCCTCCTAGACGAAGATAACGTCTGCGTGTGTGGTTTGGCTGCAGCAATTGCCTTTTTGGCAACCCTTTCCAAAGGTGCCTTGGGTGCAGTAGCAGATTTAGAAGAAAAAGATGGGGATGTTGATGTTGATGCTGATGCTGATTTTTGTCGAACAGGAGAGATCAGTGCCTTGTGAGCTCGAGCAGCTGAGGGAGGCCTATCAAAAGATCTTCTTCTCATAACACTTGGACTTTGGGAAGGGTCTTCGGCCCCCGGTTTCTTTAAATTCTTGAGTGCAGCATCAGTGCGTGAACTCTTCGTAGGCTTGAGATAGTTTGGCAATTGTTTTTCAGTGGAATCGGAAGCAGTTGAGGAAGAGGAAGTGGCTTTTCTTGGAGAAGGCTTTGAATTTAAAGGGGAAGTACCCCTCTTCTCTTTCACCGGAGTACTAGTTTCTCTTCTTGTGGTGGCCATCAGTCCTGCattattaccaaatataaatatacatacaaaaaaaagaaaaaaacttgaCCCAAAAGGAAGATGTAGCAGAGCATCTTGCTGAATCTCATATACATGCACATATAATAGTACGAGGACTTATTTCGTGTTGCCTTCAGtttgagaatatatatatattcacaaaaattcaaagttGAGTAATATTTATACATACATACACGTGTTTAAGAATGAAAAAGAACAGCACGCCATTCCCAATAAAATTTCCAAGACTAGAATGTATGGTATATTTCACTTCTAATCTCAGGAAACCAAGAAAAGTATGGCTATCCCTGCCACCCTCATTCACAAATGCAAAAATATCTATACATAAATGAAGATGAAGAACGGGAGAAAGACGGGGTTAGCACCTTGATGATGAAACCAAAGTCTTGGGATGGGAACAAATGATTGAAATGATTTGATACTCAGAAGAGTTGTTGtatatgaagaagaagaagaagaggacaAACAAAGATAAGTTGGTTTGTTTTGTTGGTTTGGGAAACAAGAACCAAAGGACAATGGAGCGTCAATATCGCAATACACGCATATCGGGTGTTAAAAACCATATTTATCTGGTTCATCCAACCTGCCCATAAATTGGGAAATTTTGACCTTTTCAACCATATTTCTTTGGTCTTTAGCCAGATTGGCTTTCAACATCTTTGGCAAATTAGTTGTCGCCACCCACTTCCATTACTATATATACCTACTGCTCTACTGAATGCAGGCTCGTCTGTTTTTTTGTTAACAAACACGTACTCATTTCACTAATATTGTTAATTGTAATAGGTATTCTCTAATAAAGTTATTATACCAATTTCACTTCTAAAATTTGTGCTTACCCAAAATAGGGCACAACaattacaataaaagaaaaaaaaaaggacaatAACATTGATTGAATCATCACCTGATGTTATATTGTGAAATTTCTGTAAATGGTAAAAGATATTAAATATGCAATCAAATGGCTTTCTTACTATAttttaatcttaattttaaaaatatcataatAAATTCATCGTAAATAAGTGTGAGATTAAGCAAAGTATTTAAAGAAAATGGCCGTTGGACCCAAacactatatatatttttaattttttaaggtATATACTGTAGACCTGTTTATGGGTCAAGTTATCCGTTCAAGTTCGAAGGCCTGCTCAAATTTTGGGAAGGTTAGGAAGGAAATATTAGGCCTGAAAAATGgaatttgacaaaaaaatcaCACTTGTTTAAAATGTGAGTCAAGTTTAGACTTAAACATTCAAAGCTTGAGCCTTACTTGGCCCGAcacattttaaatttataatacattatattatgtaatttagaacatattaaaaaaataaagttatgataaaaatatataatactactctaatgtaaacattaaaataatattaagatcactatataaaaatttcaataaataaaaattgtataaaattggTCAAGTAACTTATAGGGCACCAAGACAATTGGTCATTTGTTAAAAATtgatattacatttattttaatatttttagtatttttatgtattatatttttaatttttatataaaaatttaatactaaGGCAGTCAAACTAAGCTCGAGTTTTAATATTTCTATCTAAGCTAAATTTAGATAAATTTCTAGATTTATTTTTTTATCGAGTCaaattaaatctattaaataaatctaaaatttaattaAGACTCGACTCCACCTATAAACACTTTTAATCAACGCTTGAAACTGACATTTACTTTATTAACTTTAaagatatatttttatatatatatatttttacgtcTCATAGCTTAGTATACATAAATGaacaattataaaattttttttgaaaatatagtATTAAAAGTTACTGCTAATGAAAACTTGGACATTATTCACAAAAGTTCAACGTCGTGAGTTTCTATATACCTATGCTAggcttttttattaaaataaattaaaaaaaaatttatttatcaaaataagttgtcagcccaattatatataaaaaagggtGTTTTGTTCATTCGCGCCTATCTGACAGGcgcaaatgattattttatattaattttttttaaataaaatattatttttttatttttattaaaaatatttaaatatatatacggGTAAAAATACAGTTTAACGGGTCAAAATATGGGTAAAAAGGAATCGAGCCTATCGGATAGGCGCGATTAATCGCGCCTGATAGATAGGCCCAAATGGGCATCCCGAACAGTGCACCTCCAATTGCCAGATGTTGCCCACTTGCTACCGGCCTTCTTTGCCTCAACAGTCCCTCCCTGCAGCctctataatttataaatttattctcAAATTTTTACTTTATGGGAATCGAACCAACTCATTCAAATTCAATAAAAACAATAATTATGTTCAAAAAttcttatttcatatttttccgCGTTCAATTTACAAAGTCTACCACCATGTAATTATAATCAGCAATATttctaatctttttatttttttttagataAGGGCACATCTTTATTACATCAAAAAGTAGATAAATAAACCATCAAAATTAAGTCTGATTATTGAAGAAGCATAATATCGACTCACATATTTAAACAAATATCGAGCTCGTAAAgaatgattattatttttatttatttgaaaatcAGGTTAAAATTTATACAAAcctattttttttaaactttagCATATACATAGAATATGATTGGGACCATAAAAGAAACAATACGATTGGTAACTTTCACCTGCTACAAAATTTAGAATATTGATATTGTATTCACCAATTATAGGAGCATAACAAATACTTCATTTATATGCCGTCTAATTAAaaacttctaaatttattttagtGAAAAAACCAGCATCCACCAAATCATTTGATGTGTTCATTTGATAATCGGGGTATATATAGGGGAAAAGGTAAGCTCGTGTGAGCCCCACCACAACCATTTGCACCTCTGAGGTAGGCACAATCATTTGCGCCTCAGAGAAAGGCTCGATTAATCGCGCCTCTCAAGTAGGCGCAACTCAGATTCAGATTTATACGCGGTCATATTgaccaaaatatttttttaatataaaaaacaaaaaaaatatttttttaatataaaataattattaacgcCTGTGAGATAGTCGCGAATGAAAAAAACtcattttgataaataatttaGCCGACAActtacttttataaatatttttttttaatttattttagtaaaaaacccCTATATTACCATATGTGAGTTTGATGGATTGATTTTAGTCGGTAGCTGATTTGATCTTTGTTTTTTCACTGTCACAGAGCACGTCACGTTTTGTTGGGATAAAGTAAATGAATAAAAGGAAAATACTTACtatattcttttcttctttctttgttcattcATAACTGCTGCCTTttgtattcattcattcattctctTTCCCCACTTCATCTTCTTTAAGACTTTAAGATCTCGCTTTCTCTTTCTCTCTGTATATTTTGAATAATCAAAAGGAGAAGACGGAGAAGCAAAGAGGTAGAATATAGTTGCCTTTTCCTCCATAACGCACTTTGTTTCTTCGCTTTTATTCTTctcctttcttcttttcttttttacttgCATGAATTCTCGTTTTTCACCTCACATATTAAATTCTTATTTCGAAGAAAAAACTGGGTCTTTGTTTTAATCGAACTTCTTTACTTTTCGATAATTTTACGTACATATTAAAGATTGAttattttgatgtcttgatcatTCTGCTTTCCAAGAATGTTTTGGTATTTGAGTGTCATAAAATCTGTACGGTTTTTTCAAtttgctttttttctttttggtctcCTTTGTCTGCTATGCTGTTTTCAAGTTTAATTTTGTTTTGAAGTGTGATCAGCTTTTTCCACCCTTAAATCACGGACAAAGCCTCTTCTTTttttacaaaagaaaaaaaaaaagggaaatgaaTGATTGTTTGGGGAATTATTCAACCAAATAGAGAGACCCACTTTTATTGGGATCAAATTCAATGGTGGGAGCATGCCACTATCTAGTgtcctttatttattttctttcttttttcttcagtgttcactttttttttttgagaagtcACTTAAAGGTTCTCTCTCTTGAACGTGTTTTATCCTTTGATGACAAAGGGTGTTTCTCACTTTcatatctttctttctttcttgtgaGCTCTCAAGTATCCATCCATCTTATTGCTTCACTTTGGTTTTgagctgttttttttttcttttagatttTGCCATCTCTTTCTGTGTGTGAATGTGCCTATAGAATTGTAGTTTTATTGATATTAAAGAAAGTAAAAACATTTGGGTTTAGGACTAAGTTATGCAAATTCTCCTTGTGTTAACAAGTTGTAGTTTTTCCCCTTTTGGGAAGGGGGACAAAGTTAGCAATACAGATTATATTACGTGTTGCAAAATCTACCATTATGGTTCCAACTTTGTAGCTCAAGTATTGCTTACAGTCAACTGTCTTTTAGGATTTCTTCAACTTCATTGGCAATTACACTTCTGATTGATTAGTTATGATTATGTTACAGGGGAAAAAACCTTTACTTGTTTAAGTAAAGAACAGTCGAAGTAATATTTTTAAGGCACTACATTTGGTTTTTGTGTGGAAAAGGGCAAGCAATTTTGAGGTGGGATTTATGTACTAACATCTCTGCCCTTCTATAAATTTATGTTAGTTTTGCGTTGGAAGTTGCCCGCTTTGTAAGTTTAACAAATTGTTTATTTTTGGCCTTGGGAACATTCAAGTTTGTATAGGAGTATTGAGAGTGATAACGATCTTTGGTAATGAAGGTTGTTGTTGGTAACATGGTTGAGCTCCAATTGTTGGATTGTTAAGAGGCAacgttttattttcaatttttattttaccaCCAATAAATTGTGACTGCTTCCGGCAGTATACATTGTGTGCTTGTAGTTAGGGTTTTTGGGGTTTTCTTTCCTGTCCTGAACTAAAGTTACGTCATGGCTGAGGATCTCTGTCATTACTTTTGTTTTTGCTCGGTATGTAGTCATCATATGAtacatttattttgatgtttttccaGATATAAAGGATACTTGTTGCCTACATGGATGGATATACTGGTAAAAGAGCTGTTAATGGACTTGTACCTGGCAAGGGATCAGGTCTCATCTTGAAGGATCATGTTAATATCAGAGAACAAAATCCACAATTTTGCAACCGTATTGGATGCAGTAGGAGGCTGAACTCCACGAAAGGAACACCAAATTGCTACTCTGGAAAAGCCAAATGTTCGAAGCCTTCTTACCACCCTTCATCGAGTGGCAAGGAAATTATTGGAAGTTCCTCTGGGGTATACACTGAAGTTAGCAACACTAGAAAATCCTCTACAAATATTCTCAGAAAGCTATCATCTCAGCTGGAAATAGATTCATCTGAAACTAGTAGTGTTCAGGAAGAGCCAGAGGTGTCAGAGCTCTTATCTCCTCTAGGAAAGATTCAAGGAGGGTTGCAGCCCGAATCTGAAGATTCTGATTCTGGCGAAGTTGCTGTACTGGAAGTGGGAAGCTCCAGCGTAGCATCAAACACAAAACGGGGGAGAAGCTTTATTCAGAACTCTAGGCTGGGCAACCAGGATACTCTGGCTAGTCCATCTGTTACTTTGGCATCTCGAAGTGCTTTCCAGGCAACTCAAGGTAACACAAGCAAGTACGGTTTGAGAAATTTAGGATGTGACTCTATTTCTGTTGTTGCCCCTGCCGGTTGCTCATCATCAGATTCAAGCTTCAGCAGAAGGAAAAATTCGGTAAAAAAGAGAGATTCTGAAGGAGAGAGTAGTTCCTCCACCTGGGGAAAGAAGTTGAGTGGGTCATCTCCGGAGGGACTGAACAATAGTTCTAGCCTCAGTGTTTCAATTTCTGATTCAAGGCGAGCCAGAAATTGGTCTTCTAATAGGGATTGTGGTATTGCTTCTTCAGTTAGGACTCAGAGATCAAACAGTAGTTATGGTAGAGGGAGACTCCCTAACCAAGCAAATGGAAATAGTTTAACTTTGAATGAGTCACCCATAGTCATCCCACAGGCACCTCAATCTCATATTCGTACTGATATGAATGCTCTTGTTCCCATAGAAACTGCCTCAACTCGTACTAGTTCTTACAGTCGATCAGGTAGTATAGATGAGAGTTTACGAAGTTTCATGCCTTCCAGTCCTTCAGAAGTTAGTGGTTACCACTCTTCAGTGAACCGGGGTAGCTTCCAGCACTACAATATGGATGGCTTTGCAGAGGTATATTAGCAGAGCATTTCAACCTGCATTGCTTATTCATGGATTTATAAATTTGTCTTCTCTCTCTCCCCCCCCCCTCCCCCCTGTGTGGAACTCAGGGAAGGGTCTGCATGAGCTTGCAAAAATGGAATATCTTTACCCATTTATATCTTGAACCATCTGGTGCTGCAGAGTTCTCTACAGGGAGAGGCATATTGAAATATTAGTAGTCTATTTGTAGTATCATTGGAGGCATATTGAAATCTTAGTAGTCTGTTTGTAGTATCATTATATTATTGAAGTTTCATCTGTTTCCTTGGTATTTACGCAGGTATTATTAGAACTTGAGAGAATTGAACAAGATGAAGAGTTGACATACGAGGTAATTAGTTTTGAAGTGTCTGAGTTTACCTAATTATTCTCTGTTGTTGATTATGTTTCTGTCTTGCAGCAATTACTTGTTCTAGAGACCAGCTTGCTCCTTAATAGCCTGGACTTCTATGATCGGCATAGAGATATGAGATTGGATATAGATGATATGTCATATGAGGTTTCTCTTTGTTTCACTATGTTGGTTCAAGTCTGCATTTGTTTTTTCTCCATGCTATGCTCATTAAGATAAATTAAAGGTGTCAGTTTTTCTTGCTATTCATGACAGGAATTACTAGCTCTAGAAGAAAGGATGGGAACTGTTAGCACTGCGGTACCAGAAGCAGCGTTATCAAAATGCCTTAAGAGTGGTATCTACAAGGCAACATCTTTGGAGGATGCAAATGTCAGATTTGAGGGTGAAAAAAATGATATCAAATGCAGCATATGCCAGGTCCTTTGCTACTTAACCTTCCATTCTGTTAATGAAAACTTTGTGCTATTTATTTTCCTCTACTCATCTCTGGATGTGACTGCAATGGCTTCATGACTGGTTTCACTAACTT is part of the Gossypium arboreum isolate Shixiya-1 chromosome 5, ASM2569848v2, whole genome shotgun sequence genome and harbors:
- the LOC108470615 gene encoding uncharacterized protein LOC108470615; the protein is MATTRRETSTPVKEKRGTSPLNSKPSPRKATSSSSTASDSTEKQLPNYLKPTKSSRTDAALKNLKKPGAEDPSQSPSVMRRRSFDRPPSAARAHKALISPVRQKSASASTSTSPSFSSKSATAPKAPLERVAKKAIAAAKPHTQTLSSSRRAPNTTTSATTRTSRSKRGTSTPPPTSMKPPSSPDRKEAQSPETKHENKENVDHQVEPEEVVKDDEDEMYDTNLPKAEETANADALDVDTNTQVTSDADEGGQDTADFSNAVSQEHNETETEPETEPEPQSPSEHEHEPKPEKVEDKVEEGKPDHTQHDCGDKENHSQEEIIAGADPQQEKTPLEDQEVKTETEHGEENATNEVVAATKETEEEQEEKQPESRQEDADEGNQPQGLESIKEKMVKELDAEPEKEQKAEIEAEPEADQKAETEAQQKTETQVEQKTDTEAEQKTETEAEKKTEPKAEAKQKAGTEVANVAAKSQVQGKKEPATPYNDVIEETASKLVAEKRRNKVRELVGAFENVIDKETTNAK
- the LOC108473671 gene encoding probable E3 ubiquitin-protein ligase RHG1A — protein: MDGYTGKRAVNGLVPGKGSGLILKDHVNIREQNPQFCNRIGCSRRLNSTKGTPNCYSGKAKCSKPSYHPSSSGKEIIGSSSGVYTEVSNTRKSSTNILRKLSSQLEIDSSETSSVQEEPEVSELLSPLGKIQGGLQPESEDSDSGEVAVLEVGSSSVASNTKRGRSFIQNSRLGNQDTLASPSVTLASRSAFQATQGNTSKYGLRNLGCDSISVVAPAGCSSSDSSFSRRKNSVKKRDSEGESSSSTWGKKLSGSSPEGLNNSSSLSVSISDSRRARNWSSNRDCGIASSVRTQRSNSSYGRGRLPNQANGNSLTLNESPIVIPQAPQSHIRTDMNALVPIETASTRTSSYSRSGSIDESLRSFMPSSPSEVSGYHSSVNRGSFQHYNMDGFAEVLLELERIEQDEELTYEQLLVLETSLLLNSLDFYDRHRDMRLDIDDMSYEELLALEERMGTVSTAVPEAALSKCLKSGIYKATSLEDANVRFEGEKNDIKCSICQEEYVIGDEVGRLHCEHRYHIACIQKWLRMKNWCPICKASAEPTQSCSPTSYLS